The segment tatctttaaataatgcaCTAACCTTGTAAATTCAAAAGccatcatcatttttattttatataagatataacTATATATACAGCAATTTTAATAACACGTAACAGATAAAAAGGAAACCGTAAATcgtgatatttaaaataagaatagatttattaattttatttttatcgcaaaattctccaaaaataatattgaaatgtgtTATATTAACTGTCTATCTATCCATCGACAGGTCacttatttctattaaaatctatatattcaaaatgcTATCATTATGATTGATTTCAGGAAAACGcgatatttcaaaagaaaatctataaaatttgataaatttggtatGCATTTGCCAAACTTTTTGAAAGTGTAATAAACTGcagatttttaagataaattcatTCACTCATGTTTTAGTCATTTgcagtttaaaatataaaggaattttgaaaaaaaaaacattaattaaaaaaatcattaattattcataaaatatttattaattaaaataatttttattttgctaatcatttttaactttaagatagcttgaataatttatatgtaaaataaaaatcaaatatttttatattttttttacttatgccGCGTTTCttcatattgaatattttactaaaatttcattatatagtCTTCAAATCTcactttttatgattatttaagttattttgaattgcatgatTAGATTgcataaattagtaataaattttattaattaaattctaaatattagattgcataaatattttataacattatttaattcatCACTTAACCTTAAATTTGATTCTAATTCcctttaactttaattttaaatttaaatttaaattcccgtggggggcacttcgaaatgaggatgagatgcttccggcatggtggttggatctcgccaccctggatggtacacaaataggtgggggatctgaatCCTCTCaacgatgacaggacgtacttccttaggggaGGGTtctaccgtggccggtgatggcccttaggactcaaccacagttccctccaaggttgctgttgcggcggtccgttcattcagttttatggtttaaatccgtgtgccttcgtgacgGGTTGgagtcagatggttgacttaactttaaatttaataaccttTGATTCTCATTCCCAGCCCTCCATTTCTAAGTGATcattaattatcaaattcaaacaatttaacttttaattaatttatttttagatttgaagTTTAACCAATATGCACTAtttcttaccccccccccttcccgaTCCATCCTAAAGCTTCTGAATGTTCGCAAAGATTTCAGACCTTTCTGGAATGAGATCCAGAAAATCATTCCACTATTCATCATTAACATTAGTTAAAAACCAATCGAAATTCTACGAATTATAATTAACACAGTTCAGTTGATTAGTACGAGACAACCGTTGAAACGGTTTAAAACGGTCTGAATTCAAAGAATCAAAACTCGGTAAGCTCTGgcataaagaattgaaatttatatgaaatagttATTAAAGCAATGTTGTTTTAAATAGGGATAGTAAGTGAAGTGGCTAAGGACCCCTGTTAGGCATATTCTATTTAGATTCAAAAAGATCATAATCTTTATATAAGACATGGTCACTTAACTTATAGATCTATTTATGGAAGACCTCTTCTGGATGCTAGATAAAAAATTGTGCCCTTTGTGTGGAATTTCAAAGAATGATAGAATTATTCAGTGGCAACACGAATGAagaaagaatacataaaaaaaaacatttattaggtCAAACAAATTTTCAGAACATATGTACAGTTACAGAATTTCCAGGTTCGTCCTACTACGCTTATAGTAAAAGCAATATCTACAGCTGCAACACCAAAGGCAGCCCGAAAGACACATCGTAAAAACAAGCAAATATGTTCACTTTATTATCACTTATTAGATCTACATTATCGTATAGACAAAGTCATACGATTCCGATTAAATACATGTATATTTAGATGTCAAATGAAGTGATTAGCTTAAAGTAATGACGCAAAACTTTAGAGATAGAGTGCGTCGATTTTTGTGGAGTAAAATATATAAGACAgtatgaatttaaatacaaatacaagcTATTTCAGAAGTTAAATACTTAATTTCCtaacattttactaaatatgactaatgaGATCGAAAAGTTGTGTAAAAATATaggcaatataattttttgagcAATGCTTTTACTAACttaaacaatatcaaaataatctttaacccctttaaagctttttatttaattgaaagtttatgCCTATCGCCAACATAATTAGAATTTGCCAAGCGTGGAGATGCTGAatgtttatacaataaaaaatagaataaataatggtTTTTGAAGTCggatacaaatgaaatttaaaaacaacaggctaagaaaaaaaattcatgaaagatTTCACAAAGAAAGAAGCAAGATTTCGTTTTCATGCATTAGagcatttaaaaagcattttgcaCGTGGGGTAACAATTTGCATTTGGCTTAATTATTATAATAGCGActcatttgtatttttctttaattccctacatttttttcaagaaaaaaaaattatgagaaatgaaaattatgctttaaagCTCCAACTCGCATGAAATTAGGatacttaaaagaaaaacagaggatttttttttctttttacatttgcttgtattcattgttatttcattatagtaaaagaaattatgcaaatttgtatattttatcgtTATCACAgtgaaaaacgtttttaaatgcattattcccatcagaaatctttaaattatcaGCTATTTAATCTAATAGTATTTTGAAGCTCAGAACCAATTTTATGTTATCTTTAAATGATtctaaattcagaattaaaaaattaaaatagatatgaaattgtcTCATTTATGTGTCTTAACACATAAATGAGACACCAATTTATTTCTAGAACACCGATTTAACACCGATGATAACAccgatttatttttagaattaaaaaaattataaaactattacaGTTTCGTATTTTACAAGACTTTCGTTtagcatatctttaaaaaatgcgtCTGTCAACTGCCCCTTCTTCAATATTTACAGAagtattataaagattttttcaagTAGAAAAGAGCAATACAAGATTTTTGCCAACAACAATGCAAAAATCCTTTCACAATGATAAGTACAGACTTTTATTTCTGTCAATGTTTGTAATATTGGGAAACGGAAGACTTGTCCACTTTCAGTAGCATAAATCTTTCCTTTTTCGAATATCTTGGAgataaaagagatattttaaaattcaagtgaaACGAAAGAAAGCGACaggaaaagttatatttaaaggaaatctttcaactctttatttcttaaagtacAATAAACTTCTATTGACATATGATGTTAATCTTTTACtagtataaaagatttttaaaacttttgtaacaTACTTGTCATGAAGCAAAGTaactatatttattccaaaataactattatatatatatatatatatatataataatgcatacgctgacacttatatatatatatataagtgtcaGCGTATGCACCGTGCAACGTACCCTAATTGATATTAGCTTTCGAAACTGTAGACCATCTCGTGTACCATTGTTGACTCTGCGGTACAAAGCTCTGCGACTTGCCTGGACTCATCAACACCGTCATTGGactcttaacccttaactggggaggtgatattttagaacttaactggggaggtgcggtctactagaccgcatttcatttacactcaaattaaattttctaatgaatttattagtatgaaaaactgccaatgtattttgcagatatttttcttgatatataaatatgttttagaaatttttcaaaacatattcccattgaaaataataaattcgttgaacatacattttcttctcaaattacatgttacaataaataattttcttgaaaaaacatatatatatatatatatatatatatatatatatatatatatatatataatagtaatttgagatattatatatatatatatatatatatattactttttgaatcatatttatttttacagtatatgaaggtatatcgaagacaatataatgtaaaattcaacaattataagaaaaataaaaaaaattgacaatgagtAAAATCTGCACTTATTTTATccgcttgtgtgactttcatagcacggttttctagggcattttaaacatacaggtttagaactagtataaaaatcaccctatataatgtgtatatatatctcttggtatattgatattttttataatttttttcaaaatacattattatcactagacaaattaattatgtttgaacacacatatcagaatcagttgaacgTGAGCTTACATCGAAAAACTTTTCTGCACGATTagccttatcactaaaatcaccttctgctttatttaaaagtgtctggagccctgcttcataataggatcagtaaattggatgatatttcggcgcccaagttttagcgtcatctgctaagccttgtttatgaCTGGAAcgctaacagggaggtgcggtcttagagaccacgcacaaagaaataactgaattattttaaaaagcatccgctgaaatcggttgaaaatgTACACGTGCATTGAAGGTCATAAAACAGGTAGCTACagagtcaatccattcaattgagctaaaaatagaatagaggggactgaaaatccatcgctagtggtCTCATAGACCACaagtccccagttaagggttaatgatTGTAAAAACATTGTCTGGTCTAACGAATCACGTTTCCAATTGTATCGGGCAGGTGGCCGTGTAACGGTGTGGAGAAAATCCCATGAATCCATGAATACCTCATGCCGACAAGGAACTGTTCAAGCTGGTGGAGGCTCTGTGATGATATGGGGCGGGTACAGTTGGCATAAAATGGGATAGTTGATACGTCTAGACTCGACCATGACAGGTCAGCTGTACGTTAATATCCTTTCTGATCACCTGCATCCATTCATGCCCTGTGTGCATTCCAACGAACGTGGACCATTTCAGCATGGCAATGCGCCACCCCACAGGTCTACAGTAGCTATTGAGTGTCTTGAGGAGCAGTCTTCTGAATCTGATTCCCCTGACATGAACATTATCGAGCAAATCTGGGATGTTTTGCAACGCGATGTCCTTATCAGATCTCCACCAACTCGCACTCCCATGGCATTGTGAAATCATGGTGTAAACAGTCTACAGAATATCTTCACAAATTAGTTGACTCCATGCTACGCCATGTTGCGGCATTTCAGCATGCTTGTAGGGGCTCTACACAATATTAGATTGGTGTACCAGTTTTTATGGCACTTCAGTGTAAATATTTGCAAAGTGCTACATTCAAAAAGAAGGGATTCACAAATAAATATTCCAACTTTTCAGATGGTTAACCCATTAAtcggccatttttttctagtcgcagtatattaaaataatttttgtattgagagaaaattatccatttagcttattaaataaatttaatttgattaattaattcgattaattaaaagttagttaacaaatcaagacacataattttgtgtgaaataaagaaacTTAAATATCTATGATTCTCTCTTCTTAAAAAATTTGAGAGAACTTATGTTACCTtacatcaatttattaaaaaaaaggatgaatttGGTGAGAAGtatacttttaatgattttagaaaaggttaaaaggaaataaaactagATGCAACCTTTTTATTctcggaaatcaaaaataatataaatattcaatatgagtttttcagaaaagaaaagaaaagaaaatcgagATACAGTTGCTTATCCCACATTTTTTCCTGTATGACTAGCATAAAACTTTAAAACGCCTGCAGATATGCATGTATGACACATAATAGATCTTTCTTTCTGTTACTATACTAACCGCGGGTGTTAACTCCATTTCTGCCAACTGATGCTGACAAATTTAAGGCacgtatatatattatttttcaaagcgTCGCACTAGACATgctgaaaaaaatgtaagatgAGTCAACCCCCACCCCTCTGGATTCCATTTTTCTTTCTGTCGACTACATTCACCTGTTTATATTGACAGAGACTCATATTTGACAGTTATAACTGTGGTAAATTTAAGctttcaactattatttttttatttccgatgaataaaattattttcgttttcttttcttttaattacccTACCTATTAATTTATGAACATCCTATATTGTTAAATATGtcttgttataatattttcattcttttatttcggCGTATTGTTAATTTGAgataaggaaaaaaggagaataAAAGATTCTTACTTGTGTATGGAACATGAGACATCAGTTTGTGCACTCTCCGATGTCCTCATCTTTGACGGGCTTCTGTCCATGCCTTTTCGAAGCGATCTTAGAGACTGAGATCTCACAACTTCAGGCGATAATCCTCTGGAAACTAACGAACCTCTAGAACCCACTGGGCCATTAGTAACAGTCGCATGACAACACCGAGGACTTCTGTTCAAGACACTGGGATCCAAAGTGGGACTTCTGCTGATTATTTGCTGATTCAGCAAAGGGCTGTAACGAAGAGTCTTACTGTCCATCGTTGGACTCTTCCGAATGGACGACAAATGTCGACTACATTCACCTGCAGAAGGGTTGGTTAGAGGACTCAATCTGTGGGCAGTCTTTGGACAACCTATAGGACTTAATTCCATTTTCGGATACAAAGTTTTCGACTCACTGGGAGTCTTGGAGCAAGAAGAACTGCACTTGGGAAGATGATTCACCAAATTTGTATTTCTACTTAAAGTTTTGGAGGCAATGGAGCGCTTACTTTCGTTTGAACTTATCGAAGTGCAATTGGTCGCGTAAGGCTCTAAAGTTGGACTTCGGCTCATGGTCTTACAATATATAGTACGCTTGCTTTCGTTGCTATTGTTTGATGAGATACCGCCATTGGCGATGTAAGGCTCCATTGTTTGGCTTCGCCCAATAGGTTTAGAGTCTTTGAAGGTCTTATAGTTGCCATCGTTTGAACTAGTTCTGGAAGTACCAGGTTCTGAGGTAGGACTTTTACCAGAAGATTTGGTTTCGCTGGATTTTTCAGACTGGATCACACTCGGGTCGAGAGTCGGGCTCTTGCTCAATTTCACCACCGCCTGGTTCCTAGGTTTCGGTTGCAATGTCACAGGGGATTCTGCTAAGCGAGAATAACCAGATGTATCTCTTGTAAATGGAGGAAGAAGCAGCGAGAAATCAGTTGTCCACCTTTTCTCCTTGGGAGTCAGTCCTACATAACTGAAGTCGGACCGACTTCTGGGGATGGGTGATTTCGGTGCTGGCTTCATTGGTTCTTGCTGAGGGattgaagacatattttctgAAGCAGGTTGTTATCGGTTTGAaagtaatttatgtaatattttattgcatcacAGACAATTAATGACGaatcttaataaaatgaatttcaaaatattgtaaaatgaatgCTGGTCTTTGATGATTCTTTGTTAATGTTTTCATATGCATTCatggaaatgtttaaaaaataaattactttcgtGTGTGTGACTGTTTGAAGATGTTATAATATTCAGTTATTTCGAAAAAATAGttgttattatgattttattttgtgtaGAAAACCATTATTTGCTATTGCTTTATTGCTGATGTTGTCCTTAAGGCT is part of the Argiope bruennichi chromosome 10, qqArgBrue1.1, whole genome shotgun sequence genome and harbors:
- the LOC129989337 gene encoding uncharacterized protein LOC129989337, which codes for MSSIPQQEPMKPAPKSPIPRSRSDFSYVGLTPKEKRWTTDFSLLLPPFTRDTSGYSRLAESPVTLQPKPRNQAVVKLSKSPTLDPSVIQSEKSSETKSSGKSPTSEPGTSRTSSNDGNYKTFKDSKPIGRSQTMEPYIANGGISSNNSNESKRTIYCKTMSRSPTLEPYATNCTSISSNESKRSIASKTLSRNTNLVNHLPKCSSSCSKTPSESKTLYPKMELSPIGCPKTAHRLSPLTNPSAGECSRHLSSIRKSPTMDSKTLRYSPLLNQQIISRSPTLDPSVLNRSPRCCHATVTNGPVGSRGSLVSRGLSPEVVRSQSLRSLRKGMDRSPSKMRTSESAQTDVSCSIHKHSSVVGTNEEDVHRLRNFSLTPKGVINWGDSFRSHSLTSVPGLDLFPSSSSQWDAASTKSYPMTASNSHWNCARTPQRYRVAIMGADEVGKTSLIRQFQTSEYICAFDTSYDIYKEYAITVILNKEESELEFIEYRLPDEESEEGGDEGAEGWSPPFADAHVVVYSVTSRRSFQRALDALTKVQRLFRRSAVLLVGNKSDLVRVRAITTDDGQSAAKERNSVFMETSAAINHQVDELLVSTLTQIRAKCKSPFEGSSAPSRWSSPHYSLSKARGLIKKFLKKACFQSKSSDNLQRL